The Glycine soja cultivar W05 chromosome 6, ASM419377v2, whole genome shotgun sequence genome has a window encoding:
- the LOC114415623 gene encoding uncharacterized protein LOC114415623 isoform X1 — MLCSPQTGKSGLNWLDRLRSNKGIPTGDEPDLDSFLLSAPPQSPQARPNDPPLNPPSVARDEPMPMSTILAELFCMGATLSKTNKKCPRKQTNPKIFLASSAAATTTTSSKSSAPVPAPAAPSSDALVPEVEDEPAADRDEDEEEGNELKGFTKSEVTVIDTSCPGWKVDKFVFRKNNVWKVRERKPKNRFLAKRKSNSTFAPREVDVNAIENSKDNVINMRGEKPVKTQKAILVRSM, encoded by the exons ATGCTCTGCTCGCCCCAGACCGGAAAATCCGGTCTAAACTGGCTCGACCGCCTCCGCTCCAACAAGGGCATCCCCACCGGCGACGAACCTGACCTCGATTCCTTCCTCCTCTCGGCCCCTCCGCAATCCCCGCAGGCCCGCCCCAATGACCCGCCCCTTAACCCTCCCTCCGTGGCCCGCGACGAGCCCATGCCCATGAGCACCATCCTCGCTGAGCTCTTCTGCATGGGCGCCACCCTCtccaaaacaaacaagaaatgcCCCAGGAAACAGACCAACCCTAAAATCTTCCTCGCTTCCTCCGCcgccgccaccaccaccacctcctctAAATCCTCCGCCCCAGTCCCCGCCCCCGCCGCTCCCAGTAGCGACGCGTTGGTGCCGGAAGTGGAAGATGAACCCGCCGCGGATCGCGACGAGGACGAGGAGGAGGGGAACGAGTTGAAGGGGTTCACAAAGAGCGAGGTGACGGTAATTGACACGAGTTGCCCCGGGTGGAAGGTGGACAAGTTCGTGTTCAGGAAGAACAACGTTTGGAAAGTCAGAGAGCGGAAACCTAAGAACAGGTTTCTCGCCAAGAGGAAAAGTAACTCCACTTTCGCACCTCGTGAAGTTGATGTCAATGCAATTGAGAACTCCAA GGACAATGTAATCAACATGAGAGGAGAGAAGCCTGTAAAGACACAAAAG GCCATTTTGGTAAGAAGTATGTGA
- the LOC114415623 gene encoding uncharacterized protein LOC114415623 isoform X2 encodes MLCSPQTGKSGLNWLDRLRSNKGIPTGDEPDLDSFLLSAPPQSPQARPNDPPLNPPSVARDEPMPMSTILAELFCMGATLSKTNKKCPRKQTNPKIFLASSAAATTTTSSKSSAPVPAPAAPSSDALVPEVEDEPAADRDEDEEEGNELKGFTKSEVTVIDTSCPGWKVDKFVFRKNNVWKVRERKPKNRFLAKRKSNSTFAPREVDVNAIENSKDNVINMRGEKPVKTQKVI; translated from the exons ATGCTCTGCTCGCCCCAGACCGGAAAATCCGGTCTAAACTGGCTCGACCGCCTCCGCTCCAACAAGGGCATCCCCACCGGCGACGAACCTGACCTCGATTCCTTCCTCCTCTCGGCCCCTCCGCAATCCCCGCAGGCCCGCCCCAATGACCCGCCCCTTAACCCTCCCTCCGTGGCCCGCGACGAGCCCATGCCCATGAGCACCATCCTCGCTGAGCTCTTCTGCATGGGCGCCACCCTCtccaaaacaaacaagaaatgcCCCAGGAAACAGACCAACCCTAAAATCTTCCTCGCTTCCTCCGCcgccgccaccaccaccacctcctctAAATCCTCCGCCCCAGTCCCCGCCCCCGCCGCTCCCAGTAGCGACGCGTTGGTGCCGGAAGTGGAAGATGAACCCGCCGCGGATCGCGACGAGGACGAGGAGGAGGGGAACGAGTTGAAGGGGTTCACAAAGAGCGAGGTGACGGTAATTGACACGAGTTGCCCCGGGTGGAAGGTGGACAAGTTCGTGTTCAGGAAGAACAACGTTTGGAAAGTCAGAGAGCGGAAACCTAAGAACAGGTTTCTCGCCAAGAGGAAAAGTAACTCCACTTTCGCACCTCGTGAAGTTGATGTCAATGCAATTGAGAACTCCAA GGACAATGTAATCAACATGAGAGGAGAGAAGCCTGTAAAGACACAAAAGGTGATCTAA